GGAACGCCCCAGGAACAGAAAGCAGGGGCAGCTTCCGAGAAAACCGGTTACCTCCAGTTTGTCATGCAAAAGGTACCGCAGCAGGCCGGAGCCCGTTGTCAGCACCGGCTGAACCACCTGCCCTTTTTTCAGTTCCCAGGCGCTCAAAATGTCGCTGGAATGCCAGTCCGCGAATTCATAGAAATGGCACTGATAGGTCAACGGGTACCGGTTGTCAAAAGGCATGGAAACAATGCCCTCGGTGGCCAGCAGTCCTTTGCCGTCCAGCGCGGCAAAAGGGAACAGGCGTTTTATCTCTCTGGCCCAGGTCGCCGAGGTCCAGGTGTCCCAGGCGCTGATCACGCTTAAGCCCGGCCACAGACGGGAAAGATTTTCCGGCGACAGCGTCGTTTCCCAGCCGGCGAGCGTGTCGGCCCCCTGGCGCGACCGCGGGCACGGCAGGTAGGCCAGGGATTGTCTGGACTCCCCCCATTTCCCCGAAGCCAGCACCAGGGCGATCTCTTCCCGGTGGCTGTGGATCAGGTCGAGCAGGTTCAATAAAAAGGTCGGGCTCCACACGGAGACCAGGGAAAGGTCCCGGGCGGCGCACAGGTAGCAGGCGGTGGCGAACATGGACGCATCCGAAGTGGGCGCGTGAGCCACATCATCGGGAACGGCCATGGTTTGCGACATGAACATCCGCTTCCACCAGGGCAGCAGCTTCAGGTCGTCATTGATATTCGGGCTGATATTGCCGCGCAGTTCCGTTGGAATCCAGGAAAGCGACCAGTAATGGACACCTTTCCGAATGCCGGGGTATTGCCGGTACATGCGGTAGATCATCGGGGAAATGAAGGCGTCCACCTGGGCGAGAAACTGCCGTGTATAGGGGATCCATTTTATTTTTGAGGTGGACCCGCTGGTGGGCTGGTACCGGTCGCAGGCGCTGGTGCTGAGGATTGGTTCACCGGTCCGCCGCTGCTGCTCAATCATTTTTTCCCAGTGGCTGTACTCGGTCAGGGGCACTTTCGCACGAAACCTGTCGACGGACTCATCCCCGGTCAGTCCATAGTTACGGCCCGACATCGCGCCCCGGACGGTTTTGAGAATCGAACCGAGGTTGCGCTGCTGATGGGGCCGGATATCGGCCAGTCCCGCCAGGTATGCCCGGTATCCCTTCCGCGAAACAACCATGGCCGCCCGGTGCGCTGACGTTGTGAAAAGCTCCATTGCGCCGGTCTCCTTTGTCAGGCGGCTTTCTTTTTGGCGATATGTTTACGTTCGCCCGCGGAAGGCGTGGTCGGCAGGATCGTCACTTTGTTACCCTTGAACAGACTGTTGAAGGTGCGGCCGGTGAACTTCTTAAAATAAGCCGTGATGGAGGCCAGATCCACCGCGCCGATACAGGCCAGTTCAATGCCCTTCCGGCTGTCCGGGTTCAGCTCCTCGTAAAACCGGATCTTGGGGTATCTGTTCAGCATCTCCGGGGTGACCGGCGCCACGTCGCTTTTGATGGTCTGGTTCTCCTCCGCCCGGCCGAAATCCACCAGCCCGGTTACCGGGTTATACTTGTCGCCGAACATGTGTTCCGCTACCAGTCGGCATATTCCCCTGAGCTTGTCGGTTTTGGCGTCATGCCGCTGATAGTGGGGATAGTGATGGACCAGGTTGTTGGCGATCACCAGGTAGGTACGATAGCTCATGGAAATCATGAACCAGTAAGTGCTGAAAGGGTGGCGCAGGAAGAAGCGGACGAGAAACGCGAAAACCGTCCCGGCCATGGGGCTGTTTCCCGATGAGTTGCGCTGCCAGTAATCACGATGACAGACCGTGTCGCCGCAGAAAAAAACATGCGCCTTCCGTTTCTGATACGGCAGTTTCATGATTCTGATATTGGCAAAGGCGATAAGCTGTCCGGTCTTCCGTTCCCGCCACAGGAAGGAACCGGTTTTGGCGTTCAGGTCCTGTTTGAAGGTTTCATAATCGGCGTTTTCATAATAATCAAGAAAGAGGCTGTGCATCTCCCGAACCGTTTCCTCGGGGATATCCCTGACCGGCACAAACGCTGATTTGATTTTTCCGGGTTTGAACAGCATGTTTAATCTCCTTTTGTTGAAGGGGTTATTCCACAGCCTGAAAACGGCCAGGCCCACGAAGCATTAACCGTCGGTTCCCGTCTTTAACTCCGGCGACATCATTCCGCCGTGCCCCAGGGGGGCCTCGGCTTTTCGGTAAAGGGCCGACGACGGCCCGGCCACCAGGATCATCAGGACCGGCGTCACGATAAAATCGGCCAGCAGGGCCAGCATCAGTGCCAGGGCCAGCAGAATCCCGAACCGCGACAGATGGGGCATGGCCGCGGCGGTCAAGGCCAGAAAACCGCCGGACAGCACCAGTGTTGTGATCAGCATGGCGCGTCCGGTGCCCAGGAGCGTGCGGCGGACCGCTTCCCGCGGGTCGCCGGTAAGGTCGAAATGGTGGCGGAAGTGATGCATGAAGTGGGTGGTGTCGTCCACTACCAGGCCGATGGCGATGCTGCCGATCATGAGGGCCGTCATGTCCAGGGGGATTTTCATGGCGGCCAGGCCCCCCATGACCATCACGATGGGGAGCAGGTTGGGTAACATGGCCAGCAACCCGATTCTCACGTTGCCGGCCAGGAAAATCATCAAAACGGAGATGATCACGGCCGCCAGCAGATAGCTCTGGTTCATGCTCGACAGGGTGGCCGGAAGGGTCCGGGCCAGGATGAGCGACATGCCGGTCAGGGTAACACGGGCATGACCGGCAAAGGTCTCATTAAATACCCGGCCGATGAGCTCGCTCAACCTGTAAAGACCGGAAGAGTCGAGCCACGGTACTTTTACGGAAACCCGTGTTTTGGAAAAGTCCGTATTAACTACCGACTCCAGTTCGTCGCTGCCGCTGTTTTCAAAAAGGAAGAGTTCCTGGGCCACGAGATCGCCGTCTCCGGGGATGGTGTAGAAAGCGGGATCGTCGTTATGCAGGGCCTGGTTGATCTCCCTGACCACGTCCGTGATGGAATAGACCTTGGTGATGGCATATGACGGTCCCATGCCCGCCGATTCAGCCTTCACTCGTTCGGCAGCGATGTCGATCCGGCCGAGCATGGCCGGATCATGCAGGCCGTTCTCCCGGCCGGTGTCGATAACCGCTTCAAAAGAAATAATTCCTCCCAGCGCTTTATCGATGCGGATCATGTCCTGCTTGACCGTCATGTGATCGGAGAAATAGTTGAGCATGTGGTCCACGTACCGTAACCGGGGCAGAAAGCCCGCCGACAGAATCAGGATGACGACTGCTCCGGCGACAATTCTTCTGGGATGAGCGGCGCAGAAGTCGGCAATTCCCGACAGTATCCGGTCCATGACCAGGGAATGCTGATCGACGGGGCTCCCGGGCCTGATCGGCAACAGGGCCAGCAGGGGCGGAAGCATGCTGATCGTATACACCAGGGCCATGGTTACGCCCAGGGCGGAAAAAACGCCCATTTCTCCGATGGCCGATATCTCGGCAAAGGCAAAGGAGAGCAGGCCGGCCACGGTGGTCAGGCTGGTTAAAAGAACGGGCAGGCCGGATTGTTTCATCGCCCTGACGACGGCTTCCTCTTTGGATGTGCCCGGGCGATATTCCCGGAAGAAGATGGTCAGCACATGAACCGAGTCGGCCACCCCGCCGCACAGAATGATGATCGGCAGAATTACCGACATGATTTTGATCTCCACCTGCATCAGAGCCATCAGCCCCAGGGCGGAAATCACCGCGGCCGTCACCACCAGCAGGGGAAGGCATACGCCCGATGTCCGCCGGAACAGAGCCCCTATGGAGAGAGCGATCACAGCCAGGGCAAGCAGCGAACAACGCGTCATGTCCGCGGCCACGGCCCGGTTGAAAATATCGACCACCACCGGGGAGCCGGAAAACCCGATCCGAAAATCAGGCGCCTGGTAGCGGGGCAGCAGGCGCGTAATGGCGTCGACGATCTGGCGGATTTCGGCCGCCGAGATAAAACGAGCCGGATTATCGGTCGGGACGGCAGCGGCCTTGTCGCCGGGCGAGTCGGAAAATTCGGCTATCGCTTCGGCATCGGATACCGGAGCCACGTTGATAACGGCGTCGGTTTCAATGACGATGGCCGCCATGGTGGCATCTTCTGAAACCAGGTAGTTGAGATAAAAGGGGTTGTTCAGGACCTGCTCTCGCAGCTGGCCCATATCCAGCGGTTCTTCGGGCCATGATTCCAGAAGTTCACCCACATGAAGGGTGTCGTTTTCCCCGCTGATCCGGCGGGCCGAGACAAGGCTGTTGACGCGCCTGATGTGGGGAACGGCGGCCTCGATCTCCCGGTGCAGCGACTTGAGTTTTGTCATAAACCCGGTGGTAAATATATCCGGGGTGGAAATGCCGAGAATAATATTGCGATCCTGCCCGAAGGTCTGCCGGAAGCGGTCATATTCCAGGCGGTAGGGATCGTTTGCGTGCAAAAGGGATTCCGAGGATGTGTCAAAGGTCAGACGGGGCATCTGTAAAAGGAAGAACCCGGTTGCTGCCGCCAATACCAGGAGGGCTGCGCGCGGATGCCGGTAAAGGCCGCGGGCCCAGCGCTCAAAAAGATCTTCAATCGCCGCTTTTACATGTTTCATATTCGTCCATATGCAAAAAGGTTATTCCGGCGGGACAATCAGGAGAGGGGACTGAAAATCGCGAGCCCCCCCGCCCGTCTGAAATTGGTGATAACAAATAGCCCACATCCGAGGCCGGAACAATCGGGGAAACCCTGATTTATTGCCTCCAAAACCCTGAATTTGGCATATGAAAAGGCCCCCGGATGTTACCGTCATCGTCTGACAAACGAGCGGGAATGGCCGTTATTAAAGGGCGGAAGGGCAGGAGGCCCGGCGGGGAACGAGCCGTTTCTCAAGGCATTTGGTATCACGAGGGGAAAGGGCGGCTTAATTTATGATTGAACATTGATTGTGCGCCATGGTATCTCTGCGGGTATAGAAAAATTGACGGCACTTCCTTACCCGCAATCAAGAAACTGATAACGGCGTATGGTGCAAGGGCTTTCCCTCAGCGCTGCGGCGCGGCAATGGCTGGCTGATCGTCACGACCGGATAGTGGAAACGGAGACAGACGGGCGGGTGGCCACCTTCGCGGCAGTGGACCGCCGGACCGGCCGGCCGGTTACGGCGCGGCTGTTCGGCATCAACGGGCATTCCCCGGATATCGGGGAGGCGCTTACGGAGTACGTGGCGCGGCTCGCCCGCCTTTCCTCCGATCGGGTTCTCAAACTACTTGATCATCAGGAAGTGCGCGCCAACGGCACCGTCGGTCTCCTGGTGATCCAGGAGGCTCCTGCCGGCGAACCATTGAGCGCCATGCTGCCGTCGTTTCGCGCCATGATTGCCGAGGAAGGCCGCCTGAACCGGGGTTTCTGTTTTTTCGCGGCCCAGATGGCCGAGGCCCTGCAGGCGTTGCACGGCGCCGGCGTGATTCACCAGGCCGTCACCCCTGACAGTTTCCTGTTTGACCCTGCCACGCGGAGCCTCAAACTCGACGGCCTTGCCCGGGCGCCTGAAAGCGCCGGTCTTTCACCGGTAACTTCCGAGGCGGTACTTCCCTATATCTCGCCGGAACAGGCCGGTCGCATGAGCCATACCGTCGATTTCCGCGCCAATCTCTATTCCCTGGGCGTGTTGTTTTATGAAATGATGACGGGCGTCACTCCTTTTTCCGCCAGCGACGCTACCGGCGTATTATATGGTCACACCGCCCTTACGCCCATTCCGCCTTCAGAAGTGAACCCGGCAGTGGACGTCGTGCTTTCGCGCCTGGTACTCAAGCTGCTGGCCAAACATCCTGACGATCGTTACCAGAGTGCCGCCGGGCTCCTGGCCGATCTGGCCGGTCTGGCGTGCCGGTTTGACGCCGCGGCCCGTGTCCCGGATTTCAATCTGGGACGCAACGATGTTTCCCCGGTCTTTACGCTGCCTGACCGGCTTTATGGACGCGAACAGACACTCTCCTGTCTGCAAAAATGCTTTGACCGGATCTGCGCGGGCGATACCTGCGTGGTCATGATCGCCGGCGACACCGGTGTCGGTAAAACCGAAGTGGTCCGCCGGCTGGGGGCTTATGTCCGCGAGGCGGGCGGCATTTTTCTGGCCGGTAAATTTGACCAGCATCAGCAGGCCGTTCCCATCAGGGCGCCAAAGACCGCAATGGACAGCGCGGCCAGGTGGTTGCTGAGCCAGAGCCCGGAGAAGATCCAGATATGGCGTGAAAAAATCCTGTCGGCCGTTTCGCCCAACGGGCAAATCCTGGTGGACATCATTCCGGAAATGGAACTGGTGATCGGCAAGCAGCCGCCGGTCTGCGAGCTGCCCCCCATGGAGGCCATTATGCGGGTGGGGCTGGTTATGGAAAAATTCGGCTCCCTCTTTCTGGAAAAAGACCACCCGGTTGTCTTTTTCCTCGACGATATGCAATGGGCCGACAAGGGCAGCCTGTCCCACGGCATCGCCTTCTTACTGGCCCGGCAACGGCGTTACTGCATGGTGCTGGGCACCTATCGAGACAACGAGGTCGACGAGGACCATCCGCTGACGCGGTACTTGAGCAAACTGAAACGAACCAGCATACCGGTCGAAATATTTCGACTGGAGCACCTGGACGAAGGCCAGACGGCGGCCATGGTGGCGGATATCCTTTGTCAAACCGATGAGGTGGTCGCCCCCCTGGCCCGCATCGTTTTTAAAAAAACCGGCGGTAACCCTTTTTTCATCCGGCAGTTTATGAGTTCGCTGCACGCCGGCGGGTTGATCTGCTACGACATGCGCCGGGGCAACTGGTCCTGGGACGCGGATCGCATTGCCGCCGCCGATATCACCGACAATGTGGCCCGGTTGCTCTCCACGGCCATTGACAAGCTTCCCGTGGAGACCCTGTCCGTGCTTCAGGCCGCCGCCTGCGTCGGCAATAGAATCGATCCGGATCTGCTGGCCCGGGTCCTGTCCCGCGATTTGTCCGATATCGTCGATCAGGCGCGGACGGCGCTGAAGGCCGGCCTGCTTCGGGTCTATGTCGATCCTTCCCCGTCCCGGCAGGCGTCCGGGAAAGAAGCCGCGCATATCTGGGAGTTTGCCCACGACCATATTCTGCAGGCCGTTTACCGCACCCTCCCTGAGGCCGCCGCCCGGGATCTCCACTGGGCTGTCGGAAAAGCGATGCTGGCCAGGGAGCCGACCGAGGGTGCCGGCAATAAAATTTTTGATATCGTATACCAGCTTCGGCTCGGCATGCCCCCGGACCTGTCACCGCCGGAAACAACGGAAATAGCCCGTCTTAACCTCATGGCGGGTCGGAACGCAATGGAATCAGTCTCTTTCGGCGCCGCGGCCCCATACCTCCGTCATGCCTGCGACCTGCTTCCGCCAACCGCCTGGGAAACGGACTACGACCTGTGCGCCGCGATCCACGCCAGCCTGGCCAAGTGTGAATTTGTGCTGGGCGCCTTTGACGCCTCGGAGCGCCTTTTCGGTCTGCTGCTGCAGAAAGCCCCCTCCCTGCCGGATCGGGCCAGAGCCTACAACGCCATGATCGAACTCCATACCGCCGCCGGAAACATTGACAAGGCGTTGATGCTGGGCCGCCGCGGGCTTGAGATGCTCGGCATCCTGCTGCCCCGCCATCCCAGCCGCCTGAAGGTGCTGCTGCTCCTGTCCAAGCTGCGCTTCGTCTGGGGGTTTCGCCGGCTGTCCACGATTATGGATATCCCGGAAAACAAAGACGAGCTTCTGAATATTCAGGAAACGCTGCTGACCAACATCGGCCTGCCCGCTTTTTATGTTGACCCGTTGCTGTGCCTGTGGCTTACCGCCACCGGAATTCTGCTGGGCATTCGTGATCCCGGAAAAGGCGTTCCCCTGCAGCACGCTTCTCTGGGCCTGATCACGCTGGGGGCTTTTCTGGGGTCCATGTTCGGTTTTATCGGCATGGGACGTTCTTACGCCAAGATCGGTATGCGGCTGCTGGAGAGGCAGTCGCCGGGTCCCCATCAGGCCATCGCCTATTTCGTGTCCGCTTTTTTCAACCGGCACTGGTACCAGCCCGCGCGGAAGAACATCAACTACTTCAAACGGGCCTACCGTCACGCCATGAAATCCGGCGACATCAGCTATGCCGGCCACAGCATCAACTCCATGTTCATGGTTCATTTCTTTCTGGGAGACAACCTGGACACCATTTACGCCGACCATAAGCGTTATCAGGCCTTTGTCCAGAACTCACGTTCCCCGTTCGTGGTGGCCACTTATATGGCCATCCAGCAGTTCTATCGGAGCCTCAAGGGACAGACCGCTTCCCCTTTCAGCCTGAGTGAACCCGGCTATGACGAGGAAGTCGAATTCGCGGCGGCCGTGGAAGGTGGCAACCTGATGCTGCAGTTTTTTTTCCTGCTGTTTCAACTCAAGCTTCTCGTGATTTTCCGCCAATGGGATAAAGCCATGGCCGTGGCCGACCGGATCCGGGCCAGGAACTACCTGCCGGCCGGCACCCTGGTCCTGACAGAATATTATTTTTATGCTTTTTTAAGCGCCATGGCGGTAGTTTCCACCTGCACGGACCGGCAGCAGGTCCGGCGATGCCGGCAGCAGGCGGCCCTTTCCATGAAAAAAATGAAGCAGTGGCGCCGATTACGGCCGGATAACTTCGAGCCCATGTTGCGCCTGATGGAAGCCGAGCAAGCCCGGGCGGGCGGTCGCCCTTCAAAGGTCCTGCGGCTGTACCGGCAGGCCGTGTCGTCGGCCGTAGCCGGCGGATTCACCCATCTGGCCGCCATAGCCTGCGAGTCCGCCGGGATTTTCCTGGCGGGCCATGGCGACAAGATCGCTTCCCGGGCATACCTGGTTGAGGCCAAAAGGACTTATGAAACCTGGGGAGCCACGGCTAAAGTCAGGGATATGGAGAAACAGTATGCCGCCGTTCTTTCCGTCATGCCGGAACGAACGCCATCCGTCCTGGAAAGAATGGACTACAACGCCGTGGTCGAAGCGCTGCAGGCCGTTTCCCAGGAGATCGTGGTGCGCAAACTGCTGACCCGGCTGATGGAAATCACCATGGCGGCCACCGGCGCCAATCGTGCCGCTTTTATTTCCAGCAAAAACAATCAGCTTTTTGTGGAAGTGGAAGGCCGCGGGGACGAAGCCGGTCGAACGCTGCTGAAAACCGAACCACTGCTGGATCAGAAAAAAACGCTGATGGCTTCGGTCGTTTATTATGTCAAACGGACGCAGCAGCTGGTGGTCATCAATGACATGAAAAAAGCGCCGGCGCCGTTTCAGCGGATCGGAGACGCCATCAATCCTCCCCGATCGCTGGTGTGCATGCCCATGTCCCGCAGCGAACGGCTGGTCGGTATTCTTTATCTGGAAAACACCCTGACCGGCGGAATATTCACCGAAGACCGGCTGGAACTGCTCAAGCTGATCGCCTCCCAGGCCGCCATTTCCTTTGAGAACGCGACCCTTTACGAACATGTCATGAAAAACGAGCAGGACCTCAAGCAGTTGTCCGAAAAGTTGCGAAACCTGTATTCGGAACTGATGCTGACCGAGGAGCGGGAACGGCGACGCATTGCCACCGAGCTTCATGATCGTATCGGCCACGCCCTGGCCGGCACGAAAATCGGACTGGAGGCAATGGCCCAGGCACCCGGCGCCGACCACCGCCAGCGGTTGAACGACATTCTGCAAACCATCGAACAATCCATTGCCGACACCCGAACCCTTACGTTTGAAATCAGCCCGCCGATTCTCTATCACCTGGGCCTGGGCGCGGCCCTGGACTGGCTATGCGAAGAAACCCAGCAAAAACATGGTGTGGCGATAACCTTTACCGACATGGCCCGTGACGCCGCCATCGAACAGAAAACGGAAGTGCTCTGCTTCCAGATATTGCGGGAATTGCTGTTTAACGCCGTAAAACACGCCCGGGCCGGTCACATTAACGTAGCGCTGCGCATGGGGAAAGACCGGTTGCGCCTGACCATACAGGATGACGGTATCGGTTTCGATCAATCGCGGCAGCCGTCAAGCGGGTCCACGACCGGCGGCGGGTTTGGCCTGTTCAGTATTCATGAGCGGTTACGACTGGTGGGCGGGCAAATGGAAATCGACACGGGCGAGAACAGGGGCACGCGTATCGACATTATTATCCCCCTGGCGGCCGCCGGTGAAACACCCCGTCCGGAGGGGCTTTGAACGAAAGTTAACGCCAATCAGGCCCGCGGCCGGACGATCTGGTGAAAGGAAATGAAATGATTACGGTTCTTGTCGCCGATGACCATGCCATCATTCTTGACGGTATTTGCAGCCTGCTGGGAACCATTTCCGGCCTGAAGGTTGTGGGGCGGGCCGAGAACGGTCGTAAAGCGCTGGAGCTTGCCATAAAGCTGAGGCCGGATGTTGTCATCATGGATATCAGCATGCCTGAATTAAACGGTTTTGAAGCCGCCCGCCAGATCGGGGCCGAAGTTCCCGGGGTCAGGATCATCGCCCTATCCATGTATGCCGAAAAGCGTTACGTCCTGGGCATGCTGAAGGCCGGCGTGTCCGGATACCTGATCAAGGACTGCGCTTTTCAGGAACTGGCCGAGGCCATTTCCGTCGTGCACCGCGGAGGCACTTACCTGAGCCCCAAAATAGCGGACACCGTCCGCAAGGCGCTGCTGGACAGCATCGAGGAAACCCCGATGACGGTATCGGAGGAATTGACCGAACGGGAAAGGCAGGTGCTGCAGCGGATGGCGGAAGGGGTCAAGACCCGGGATATCGCGGAAGAGCTTCATGTCAGCGTTAAAACGGTCGAGACCTACCGCGCCAGCATCATGCAGAAACTCAACCTGTACAGCGTCGCCGAGCTGACCAAGTTCGCCGTACGGGAAGGGCTGACGCCGCTTGAAAAATAGGGAGCGCCGCTACTTTTTTGCGTGAGCTACTATCCAGTCGGCGACGATGTTCAGTACCGGCTCTCTTTTTCCCGGGCTTTCGTTCATGGTTTCGTGGCGCAGCCCGTCGAAAATTTTCAGGGTTTTATCCGGCCCTTTCGCCCGTTCATAATAACACCGGCTTCCCTCGGCGGAGACAATCGCGTCGGCGCCTCCGTGAAATATGAGCAGGGGCAGGCTGGTTTCCTGTCCCCGGTCCAGGCACTGACGCGTGGCGGCCAGAAATTCGACGAGCCACTGAAACGTTATCCGGTTGTGTACCAGGGGATCTTTGCTGTATGCCGCCACCGTCTCCCTGCTGGAGGACAGATCTTCGGGGCTGAGCTTGTTGCTTCGGGAGAGCCGGGGCGTCAGCCTGGCCAGAATCTTCGCGCCCGACCGCTGGAGAGGGGAAAGCGGCGTTGAGGGCATAAAGGCCGGGGAGGAAAGAATCAGGCCGTCGATATCTTCCGGGAACATTCGCGCATGAAGGGCCGCGATCAGTCCGCCCATGCTATGGCCCAGCAGAATCAGCGGCAGGCCCGGTGCTTCGGGCCGGATCAGGGTGGTGATGTATTGATGGATATCCTGGCAGTAATCGGTAAAGCGTTCGGTGTGCCCCCTTTTGCCGCCTGATTTCCCGTGGCCCTTGTGATCCAGGGCATAGAACGATATTCGCCGGTCCCGTAATTTCTGGATCAGGTGGCTGTACCGTCCCGAATGCTCTCCCAGTCCGTGGCATAGAAAGACCAGCCCCGCAGGATTTTCCGCGGCCCAGCTTCTGTAGAAAATACGGATGTTGTCTTTATTCAGAAACACACCCATGCTGTGCTGATAGCCCTGACCCATTAGGATATCTCCCTGAACGAATTTTCTGACCTGAACAGTTGACGAGGAAAACGCTGATCGGGAAAAGATATAGCAAGGCCGGCATGGCCTGTCAATTCTATCCGGCGGTCGCCGTCAGGACTCCCGGTGACCGGAGATCCGGTCGGCCACGGCTTTTTTCAGGCGGCGCTGGTAAGCCAGGTTGCCGAACACGGACCGGGGCTCGAATCCGCCGTACAGACCGATCCACATGAGCGTGGACAGGGTGACGTCAACGGCTTTTTTGTGCCAGGGCACCCGGACGGGGTACTGGTTCCGAATCCGTAACGCCTCGTCATAACTTCTCGCGATGACGGTGCGGCCGTTATCTCCTGACACAACGATGCCGCCTTCCCGCAGCATCTTCAGCCGCTTCATGGATTCGGGCACTTCCGGTCCGCAGACCAGGGCGCACTGGCCGCAGGTCAGCACGTCCGGGTTGTCGATGGTGATGCCGATATGCTTTTTAATCTGATCCGCCTGGAACCGCCGCCGTTCCAGTTCATCTTTCGGCATGTCACTGACCGGGCGTCCCAGTTTGTCCGGGGCCAGAATTTCTTCCGGATACAGCCTGGCGCCGAGTGATCTGATCAGCCGGTAGCGGACGGTGGAGTCGCCCACGGAGGAGCCCTTTTTTAAGAGGTCGTTGCGGATGCTGCGCTTTTCCGGATCGGGCGGTTCTTTCACCCACTCTTCGATCCAGTGCCGCCCCCAGCTCGACCACTGCCGGTCTTCGGAAAGATTGTGCAGGCCGAAACAGGAGGCATTGCAGAAATTGATGTC
This Thermodesulfobacteriota bacterium DNA region includes the following protein-coding sequences:
- a CDS encoding AAA family ATPase — protein: MVQGLSLSAAARQWLADRHDRIVETETDGRVATFAAVDRRTGRPVTARLFGINGHSPDIGEALTEYVARLARLSSDRVLKLLDHQEVRANGTVGLLVIQEAPAGEPLSAMLPSFRAMIAEEGRLNRGFCFFAAQMAEALQALHGAGVIHQAVTPDSFLFDPATRSLKLDGLARAPESAGLSPVTSEAVLPYISPEQAGRMSHTVDFRANLYSLGVLFYEMMTGVTPFSASDATGVLYGHTALTPIPPSEVNPAVDVVLSRLVLKLLAKHPDDRYQSAAGLLADLAGLACRFDAAARVPDFNLGRNDVSPVFTLPDRLYGREQTLSCLQKCFDRICAGDTCVVMIAGDTGVGKTEVVRRLGAYVREAGGIFLAGKFDQHQQAVPIRAPKTAMDSAARWLLSQSPEKIQIWREKILSAVSPNGQILVDIIPEMELVIGKQPPVCELPPMEAIMRVGLVMEKFGSLFLEKDHPVVFFLDDMQWADKGSLSHGIAFLLARQRRYCMVLGTYRDNEVDEDHPLTRYLSKLKRTSIPVEIFRLEHLDEGQTAAMVADILCQTDEVVAPLARIVFKKTGGNPFFIRQFMSSLHAGGLICYDMRRGNWSWDADRIAAADITDNVARLLSTAIDKLPVETLSVLQAAACVGNRIDPDLLARVLSRDLSDIVDQARTALKAGLLRVYVDPSPSRQASGKEAAHIWEFAHDHILQAVYRTLPEAAARDLHWAVGKAMLAREPTEGAGNKIFDIVYQLRLGMPPDLSPPETTEIARLNLMAGRNAMESVSFGAAAPYLRHACDLLPPTAWETDYDLCAAIHASLAKCEFVLGAFDASERLFGLLLQKAPSLPDRARAYNAMIELHTAAGNIDKALMLGRRGLEMLGILLPRHPSRLKVLLLLSKLRFVWGFRRLSTIMDIPENKDELLNIQETLLTNIGLPAFYVDPLLCLWLTATGILLGIRDPGKGVPLQHASLGLITLGAFLGSMFGFIGMGRSYAKIGMRLLERQSPGPHQAIAYFVSAFFNRHWYQPARKNINYFKRAYRHAMKSGDISYAGHSINSMFMVHFFLGDNLDTIYADHKRYQAFVQNSRSPFVVATYMAIQQFYRSLKGQTASPFSLSEPGYDEEVEFAAAVEGGNLMLQFFFLLFQLKLLVIFRQWDKAMAVADRIRARNYLPAGTLVLTEYYFYAFLSAMAVVSTCTDRQQVRRCRQQAALSMKKMKQWRRLRPDNFEPMLRLMEAEQARAGGRPSKVLRLYRQAVSSAVAGGFTHLAAIACESAGIFLAGHGDKIASRAYLVEAKRTYETWGATAKVRDMEKQYAAVLSVMPERTPSVLERMDYNAVVEALQAVSQEIVVRKLLTRLMEITMAATGANRAAFISSKNNQLFVEVEGRGDEAGRTLLKTEPLLDQKKTLMASVVYYVKRTQQLVVINDMKKAPAPFQRIGDAINPPRSLVCMPMSRSERLVGILYLENTLTGGIFTEDRLELLKLIASQAAISFENATLYEHVMKNEQDLKQLSEKLRNLYSELMLTEERERRRIATELHDRIGHALAGTKIGLEAMAQAPGADHRQRLNDILQTIEQSIADTRTLTFEISPPILYHLGLGAALDWLCEETQQKHGVAITFTDMARDAAIEQKTEVLCFQILRELLFNAVKHARAGHINVALRMGKDRLRLTIQDDGIGFDQSRQPSSGSTTGGGFGLFSIHERLRLVGGQMEIDTGENRGTRIDIIIPLAAAGETPRPEGL
- a CDS encoding MMPL family transporter, whose product is MKHVKAAIEDLFERWARGLYRHPRAALLVLAAATGFFLLQMPRLTFDTSSESLLHANDPYRLEYDRFRQTFGQDRNIILGISTPDIFTTGFMTKLKSLHREIEAAVPHIRRVNSLVSARRISGENDTLHVGELLESWPEEPLDMGQLREQVLNNPFYLNYLVSEDATMAAIVIETDAVINVAPVSDAEAIAEFSDSPGDKAAAVPTDNPARFISAAEIRQIVDAITRLLPRYQAPDFRIGFSGSPVVVDIFNRAVAADMTRCSLLALAVIALSIGALFRRTSGVCLPLLVVTAAVISALGLMALMQVEIKIMSVILPIIILCGGVADSVHVLTIFFREYRPGTSKEEAVVRAMKQSGLPVLLTSLTTVAGLLSFAFAEISAIGEMGVFSALGVTMALVYTISMLPPLLALLPIRPGSPVDQHSLVMDRILSGIADFCAAHPRRIVAGAVVILILSAGFLPRLRYVDHMLNYFSDHMTVKQDMIRIDKALGGIISFEAVIDTGRENGLHDPAMLGRIDIAAERVKAESAGMGPSYAITKVYSITDVVREINQALHNDDPAFYTIPGDGDLVAQELFLFENSGSDELESVVNTDFSKTRVSVKVPWLDSSGLYRLSELIGRVFNETFAGHARVTLTGMSLILARTLPATLSSMNQSYLLAAVIISVLMIFLAGNVRIGLLAMLPNLLPIVMVMGGLAAMKIPLDMTALMIGSIAIGLVVDDTTHFMHHFRHHFDLTGDPREAVRRTLLGTGRAMLITTLVLSGGFLALTAAAMPHLSRFGILLALALMLALLADFIVTPVLMILVAGPSSALYRKAEAPLGHGGMMSPELKTGTDG
- a CDS encoding GH3 auxin-responsive promoter family protein: MELFTTSAHRAAMVVSRKGYRAYLAGLADIRPHQQRNLGSILKTVRGAMSGRNYGLTGDESVDRFRAKVPLTEYSHWEKMIEQQRRTGEPILSTSACDRYQPTSGSTSKIKWIPYTRQFLAQVDAFISPMIYRMYRQYPGIRKGVHYWSLSWIPTELRGNISPNINDDLKLLPWWKRMFMSQTMAVPDDVAHAPTSDASMFATACYLCAARDLSLVSVWSPTFLLNLLDLIHSHREEIALVLASGKWGESRQSLAYLPCPRSRQGADTLAGWETTLSPENLSRLWPGLSVISAWDTWTSATWAREIKRLFPFAALDGKGLLATEGIVSMPFDNRYPLTYQCHFYEFADWHSSDILSAWELKKGQVVQPVLTTGSGLLRYLLHDKLEVTGFLGSCPCFLFLGRSDGVDLVGEKLSPEAAQHLLGLLAENHGIKPVSLLAVPRVYSGTTDGYVLLCEGSDPALAGKIAERAEKELRKIYHYNLARDLRQLTSVKCVMSPTATAIYQSRAASRGMVAGNLKIEPVVLWNCELPEPLRSAFAEAPSTADRSGIYERP